A single Amphiprion ocellaris isolate individual 3 ecotype Okinawa chromosome 1, ASM2253959v1, whole genome shotgun sequence DNA region contains:
- the thap11 gene encoding THAP domain-containing protein 11, giving the protein MPGFTCCVPGCYNNSHRDRDLRFYTFPKDSTLRELWLRNISRAGVSGCFSTFQPTTGHRVCSVHFAGGRKTYSIRVPSLFPLRGVNERRSRRGRGRKVSAAVPAPAAAATSGIVITSVLGNTAEGAEGNAGGEASDDSITVVQIGQNGEYLGTARLPAQSEGTCYTAPITGEELIAEESSLDTGSNVHQQPVQYVSVTSSPLDHSYSLTTGTTSAELLRKLNEQRDIIALMEVKMKEMKATIRQLRVVEAKLQEEVRERDRLLYSHSVAVSVRKKM; this is encoded by the coding sequence ATGCCCGGGTTCACCTGCTGTGTCCCTGGCTGCTACAACAACTCGCACCGGGACCGGGACCTGCGCTTCTACACGTTTCCTAAGGACAGCACGCTGCGGGAGCTGTGGCTGAGGAACATCTCCCGGGCCGGGGTCAGCGGCTGCTTCAGCACCTTCCAGCCCACCACAGGACACCGAGTCTGCAGCGTGCACTTTGCCGGCGGGAGGAAGACCTACAGCATCCGAGTTCCGTCCCTCTTCCCGCTGCGAGGGGTCAACGAGCGCAGGAGTCGGCGGGGCAGAGGCAGGAAAGTGTCCGCGGCGGTTCCTGCCCCCGCCGCTGCAGCGACCTCCGGGATTGTCATCACCAGCGTGCTGGGCAACACGGCAGAAGGAGCCGAGGGCAACGCCGGCGGCGAGGCGAGCGATGACAGCATCACCGTGGTTCAGATAGGCCAGAACGGGGAGTACCTGGGCACGGCGCGGCTACCCGCCCAGTCAGAGGGGACTTGTTACACGGCGCCGATCACCGGAGAGGAGCTCATAGCCGAGGAGTCGTCGCTGGATACCGGCTCCAATGTGCACCAGCAGCCGGTGCAATATGTCAGCGTTACCAGCAGCCCGCTGGACCACTCGTACTCTCTGACCACCGGCACCACGTCGGCTGAGCTGCTGCGGAAACTGAACGAGCAGCGGGACATCATCGCACTGAtggaggtgaagatgaaggagatgAAGGCGACCATCCGCCAGCTCCGGGTGGTCGAGGccaagctgcaggaggaggtgcGGGAACGGGACCGGCTGCTGTACAGCCACTCGGTGGCTGTTAGCGTCCGGAAGAAAATGTGA